In Subdoligranulum variabile, the genomic stretch CAGATCAGCAGGTAGCCGTGCTTCTGGATACAGTCAAGGGGCTTCCTCCATATTTGTTTATTATGCTCGGTTTATATTCCGGTCTGCGTCGGGAAGAAATTCTTGCACTGCAATGGGATTGTGTATTTCTGGACGAGGATACACCTTATCTATCGGTGAGGCGGGCATGGCGTACAGAGCATAACAGACCCGTGATTTCTACGGTGCTAAAGACTCCGGCGGCAAAAAGGGATATTCCGATACCGAAGTGTTTGGTGGATTGTCTGAGAGAAACGAAAGAAAATTCCATATCAGATTATGTGATTGCTGACAGTAAAGGGGAGCCGCTGGCTGCTTCGCAGTTTCAAAGAGTGTGGCAGTATGTCGTTGTCCGCTCCACTAAGCCCCGGAACTATTATAAGTATGTGAATGGGCAGAGCATCAAATACGCGGTTACCCCAACGCTGGGCATGACCCAGAAAAATCAACCCAAAATCAGATATACGCTGGACTTTGATGTAACCCCGCATCAGCTACGGCACACTTACATTACCAATCTTCTCTATGCTGGTGTTGATCCAAAGACCGTCCAATACCTTGCCGGACACGAAAACAGCAAAACAACTATGGACATCTATGCAAAAGTGAAGTACAATAAACCAGAGGAGCTGTTTGGGGTAGTAAATGGTGCGTTTCATCAGGCTATTGCTGAATGAAAAAAGGCCGTTTTTTATGGTCCGCACACCGGATAACTGAGAGGCAGAAAGCCGGAAAAGCCCGGAGTATCAAGGAAAAACAGCTCAAAAACTCGCGCAGTACGGCTTGAAGGCTGCCCGTCGCGCTCCCCAGTTCAGCAAGCGCTGATTGTCCGCACTACTTGCGAACTTTTCAGTACGCTTCACGACTTTTTTGCACGATTGTGTGCAGAAAATCGGATGCGCCTGACGTGGTGGAATGCAGCAAATCGCCTTGGAACCTGCTGAAAAAGCAGCAGGTAAGAAGCGAGTATGCAGCAGACCATCCCGAAGCAAATTGCCTATCGCAGGAGACGTTTTTCGCAAGGAGAACGTCTCCTGCTTTTTTATTTGCAAAAAAGAAAGACCTTATGGCTTGCAAATCATGTTGATACCGTCGATAAGGGTCTGGATATCCAGATGAGTGTACACACGTTCGGTCAGGCTCATGGCACCGGAATGACCGGCAATCTTCTTCTGAATGGTGGGGTTCACACCGGCATCAGCCATCATGGAAATACAGGTATGCCGGGTGTCGTGGGGCTTGTGCTTCATCCCGTATTCTTCCATCAAAGGGTCCCAGTAGGTGTCGCAGTAATTGAAGTAGTCCAGATGCTTGCCGTCGGTGGTGCAAAGCAGATACTCGCAGGGCGAGCGCTCCATCCATCCTTTGTAAAAGGGCAGCATCTTGTCTGCAATGGGCACCTTCCGGATACCGTTTTCGGTTTTGCTTTCCACCACATCAAAATACTGTTTTTCCAGATGGACGTTCTCCTTCTTCAGATCCAGAAACTCCGAAATGCGGCAGGCATTGTAATTGAGCATGAGCAAAATCTGACAATAGGGATTGGCTTTGTGCGCCCACAGGGTTGCCAGCTCTTCTTTTGTGAAGATATTGCGGTCACGCCGGTTGGGATTCTTGTCCCGGTAACCTGCCAGATCGACAAATTGGGAATAGTCCTTATTGCAGATGTCGTTCTTCATGGCATAGGCATACATCTGGTTGAACAGACCCTTTAGCTTTTTCAGCGTAGGATAGTTCTTGCCGCAGGTTTCAATGACAAGCTGCAAGTCACACAGTTTGATCTCACGGAAGGCTTTATCGTACAAAAATCCGCAGACTTTGTACGAAGCCTCATACCCCTTTACATTGGAATGTGAGATAGTGGGATACTTGGATTTGGACCAGCGCTCGTACACTTCGGCGAAAGTGACCTTGGCGGTATCCACATCATAAGGGTTCTGATTGTATTCGGCCAGCATTTTCAGACCTTCGGCTCGGGTTTCAGCATAGCCGATGATGATGAAATCCTGAATCTGTCTGCCTTTTCCTTTATCCAAATGCCAGCCGATGGTTTTGCGTACCATATAGGGTTTTCTGCGTTTTCCGGACATTTTGACTACGCTGCCGTAGCCATTGGGTAATTTCATGTTTTTATCAAACTCCCTTTCGCTCAGGCAGATTTTATGATAAAGAGGAAAACCTCTTATCAGCATTACTTCAGATTTTCCAGCTGCTCCTTGGTCATGGTCTTCAGCTCGGCAAGGCTATATTTGCTGAGATCGGCGGAGTAGAGGGGCTTGTCTGTCAAGGGCGTTCCGGCATATTGGGCCGTATTCTCCTGCATCCAGCTTTTCATCTGTTTGGGATTGTGCCAGTACTCTTCGGACCATGTGCGTGCGGAGGAGAAGTTCTCCAGAAGGTAGCAAAGCGTTCCATTCAGACTGGCATCGGGATTGTCAGCACGAAAAATCAGGGAAGCGGTGAAATTCCCATCATCGTTTTGTTCGTGTTTGATGTCCACATCAAAATGTAGCTCTTTCTTTTTATTGAGCTCATAGAGTACTGCGATGACGTCGGACAGAGAGTTCAGTTGCAGTTGGGGTTCTTCAAACCCCAACAGGTAGGAAGGGGTTACCCCCAAAAAGTTTGCAATGCTGCATACGGTGTCAAAGAAAATCCTGCTTTCACCACTTTCGTAGCTCTGCACGGTGCGCAGGCTTTTCCCCAAAAACTTCGCAAGTTGAGTCTGTGTAATATTTTTTTCTGTGCGGACTTCTTTGATGCGCTGTCCGATTTGTTCGTTTGTAAGATTCATGGCTTCTCACCTCGTCTTAATACTATCATAGGAATGCGAAGAAATCAAGCATCTTAGGCAAATTATATGAAAATTAAACTCATATACAAGATTGACATACGCAATAAAACTGCGTATAATGTAATTGCTGAAAAGCAATCACAAGCAGAAGGAGGTGGAAAGCATGGGAGAAAGTCAGAACTACGGAAAGATGCCGCCGTTTACGGGGAGAAATGTGCCGGTAACGGAAATTGCAAGGGCAATGCACAAGGACGCGCAGTATGTACGAGTGGGCCTGCAACAGGGAATTTTCAAGTTCGGTTACGCAGTCAAGCTGGAAGGTTCCAACGAGTATAACTACTACTGTCCTGACCGCAAGGTATGGGAGGAAATCGGCTATTTTAACCCGGAGAGTCATGTTGGGTAACAAAAAAGAGCGCTTACCCGTGCAGGGGTAAACGCTCCGATGAAAGACAGTACCAACAGCGGCTGCTGTGTGTAACTATCAGGCACCACTGATATTTTACCACAGCAGCCGCCATTTTTGAAGAAAAAATGGGAGGCTTTATGGAAAATGAGAGTACTGTAAAATTGATTTCCCTGGATACAATTCCCGTACAAGAAGTGGAGTGGCTGGTATATCCATTCATTCCCTGCGGAAAGATCACCATCATTCAGGGCGATCCCGGCGAAGGGAAAACGACCTTTATTCTGCAGCTGATCGCGCGTCTCACTACCGGCAGACCTGCATGGGACGGAATGTCTCCTATGACACCCGGCAACGTGATCTACCAGACGGCGGAGGATGGTCTGTCGGATACCATCAAGCCAAGACTGCTCGCCGCCGGTGCGGCCTGTGACAAGGTGCTGATGATCGACGACAGCGATAGGGCGCTGACACTGGAGGATGACCGGCTGGAACAGGCCATTGTGCAGACCCATGCACGGCTGGTTGTGCTTGACCCGATCCAAGGCTACATCGGGGCCGGGGTGGATATGCACCGCGCCAATGAGATCAGACCGCTGATGCACAGGATCGGTGTCTTGGCTGAAAAGCATCACTGTGCCATTGTCCTGATCGGGCACATGAACAAGAACAGCGGGGAAAAATCCAGTTACCGGGGACTCGGTTCCATCGACTTTCAGGCTGCTGCCAGAAGTGTTCTGGTGGTGGGCCGTATCAAGGATGATCCGACGCTGCGGGTTGTCTGCCCCACCAAAAGTTCCCTGGCTCCGGAAGGAAAGGCTATCGCCTTTCGCCTCGACCCGGAGCAGGGCTTTCAATGGGCAGGTGAATATGACATCAGCGCAGAAGATTTGCTTTCAGGCAACAGCCGAGGGCACAAGCTGCGGGAAGCACAGAATTTCCTGCAGGAAGTGCTGGCGGAAGGGGCTCTGCCGCAAACTGAAATAGAGGCAGCTGCGGAGCAAAAAGGCATCAAGCCCAAAACGCTGCGCAATGCCCGGTACGAATTGGGTGTCACTTCCCACAAGGTGGGAAAACGATGGTTGTGGGAATTGCCACAAGAATAATTTAAGGAGGCAAGATGACCCTATCTATAAGAACAGGGCATCTTGCCTTCTTGAAAACAAGAGATTGCTTTTTCAGCTAGGTAGCCCCGCAGGGCGCAAAGGCGCTTTTGATGCGAAGTGTCAAAAGTGCTTTTGCGTTACTCTTGGCAAGAGTAACAGAACCCGCCGGCTTGCGCCGGAGAAAGGAGAAATTTTGAAAAGGACAATCAGCGCCATGGTTGGGAAAGGCTCCCTCAATCATAACAGCCGTGAGTTTTACGCCCCCAATGTAGACCCGTCCCGCAGCCATCTGAACGTGGAATTCTGCAAGGAAGATATCCGAACGGTGTATCATGAACTGTTTGACGCAGCACAGCAGCGTTACAATGCAAGGCAGACACGCAGTGACCGCCGTATAGCGGACTATTACACAAAAATCAGTTCTTCCAAGCAGGAAAAGCCCTTCCATGAGATTGTGCTGCAAATCGGAAACAAGGATGATACCGGTATCGGCTCGGAAACGGCAGACCTCGCCCGGCAATGTCTGGAAATGTATGTCCACGGCTTCCAAGCGCGAAACCACACACTGCGTATGTTCTCCGCTCATTTGCACATGGATGAAGCGACGCCCCATGTCCATATTGATTTTGTGCCCTATATCACCGGCAGCAAACGGGGAATGGATACCCGTGTATCCCTCAAACAGGCGCTGGCGCAGATGGGCTTTGTGGGCGGAACACGCAGCGCCACAGAGTGGAATCTTTGGGTGCAGCGGGAAAAGCAGGTGCTGGCGGATATCATGCGGGAGCATGGCATCGAATGGGAGCAGCTCGGCACCCACGAAGAACACCTATCGGTATTGGAGTACAAAAAGCAGGAACGCAGCAAGGAGGTCAAGGAACTGGATTCCGCCATTGCGCAGAAACGCACCGAAGTGGAAAAGATAGAGGATACCTTGCAGGCGGTCCAGAAACAAGTGGTGGACCTTGATAAGATCGAGGCTGTCAGTGCGAAAAAGGCGCTTTTGAGTGATCGGGTAACGCTGCCGCGCAGTGACTTTGAGAGCCTGTTCCATGCGGCCAAACAGTATGTGGTGTACCGCCGTCAGGATGAACAGCTGCAGAAACTGCTGGATGCCGCCCAGGAGAAAATCCGGCAGCTGGAAAGTGTGCTGAACAGTCTGAAAGAGAAAGTGAATGATCTGACCAACAGACTGGCAGAGCAGACCTCTCATCATCGTCAGTCACTCATGTTGGAAAGAGCACGGCGGATGCAGATGGAAAAAGAAAACACACGCCTCAAACGGGAAAAGGCAGGCATGGTGGCGCTTCTGCGTAAACATGGAATTGTATGGAAGGAAAATCTGTTCACCGAACGAAACGAGAGATAAAAATGTAGATCTTGTATAATCATGAAAAGAAAAAGCCGACCGAGAGTTATCCTGGTCGGCTTTTGTTATTATAAATTCTAAATGACTTGAGGTGTTTGAATAATTCGAAAATATAAAACTTGCTTTGTATGTAAAGTAGAATTCTATATAGAGTTGATCTTTTTTATTTGATATAATGATATTAAATATTGGAAATTGGAATTGAATGGGCGAACTATTTAAGGAGAAGTAATTTGATATGTTAAAAATAGGCAACAATTTTTGCGGATATCTAAATGTAGGAAATGATAAATTCGTCTTCAATATAACTAAATCGTTGGTTACATTACTTCCAGCGGAAAGCGACCCAAAGAAAATTGAAGCAATGCTTTCTCGGCTACGATCTCACGATACTGATCACCCTGAGTTCTTTTTTGGAAATGATGGGAACAGTACAATAGCCTTTGAACGTAACACGAACTTTTCTATGGACGTGCTACAGTTGAGCCCAATTGTTAGGTTTAGAACACCAATTATAATTAAGGCGGCTGGTAATACTCACTATTTCAAAAGCCAATTAACGGCTGAATGGGATTGCTTTCATGCAATAACCTTTTTTGGGGGGAACATAAATGCAATTTTTCCTCCAGCTATTGCACGAAAACCTAGGTATTCTCAAGGACAGGTTGATGGTGAAGAAGCGATAGCTATTGAACTTCAGCCAAGTAGTTATTATTCACACTCTACCGAAATTGAAATTGATGGAACAAAATCAACGCTTACGGTTTCCCTTTATCAAACGGAGGGA encodes the following:
- a CDS encoding tyrosine-type recombinase/integrase → MAKKKTQIPKYGTITLKGIQYYRTRITDADGKELSLYAATCEELYEKQLEARKQVEEIIFHRQHPTVAEYGEKWLLMQSAKVSASTLRGYTRDMTNYIIKPLGEMYMEEVTADDIRLALVPLSKKSEGLYNKVNMLLKCIFYAAERNQILEHNPCVGISGKGGKPSKKREALTDQQVAVLLDTVKGLPPYLFIMLGLYSGLRREEILALQWDCVFLDEDTPYLSVRRAWRTEHNRPVISTVLKTPAAKRDIPIPKCLVDCLRETKENSISDYVIADSKGEPLAASQFQRVWQYVVVRSTKPRNYYKYVNGQSIKYAVTPTLGMTQKNQPKIRYTLDFDVTPHQLRHTYITNLLYAGVDPKTVQYLAGHENSKTTMDIYAKVKYNKPEELFGVVNGAFHQAIAE
- a CDS encoding tyrosine-type recombinase/integrase, producing the protein MKLPNGYGSVVKMSGKRRKPYMVRKTIGWHLDKGKGRQIQDFIIIGYAETRAEGLKMLAEYNQNPYDVDTAKVTFAEVYERWSKSKYPTISHSNVKGYEASYKVCGFLYDKAFREIKLCDLQLVIETCGKNYPTLKKLKGLFNQMYAYAMKNDICNKDYSQFVDLAGYRDKNPNRRDRNIFTKEELATLWAHKANPYCQILLMLNYNACRISEFLDLKKENVHLEKQYFDVVESKTENGIRKVPIADKMLPFYKGWMERSPCEYLLCTTDGKHLDYFNYCDTYWDPLMEEYGMKHKPHDTRHTCISMMADAGVNPTIQKKIAGHSGAMSLTERVYTHLDIQTLIDGINMICKP
- a CDS encoding helix-turn-helix domain-containing protein translates to MNLTNEQIGQRIKEVRTEKNITQTQLAKFLGKSLRTVQSYESGESRIFFDTVCSIANFLGVTPSYLLGFEEPQLQLNSLSDVIAVLYELNKKKELHFDVDIKHEQNDDGNFTASLIFRADNPDASLNGTLCYLLENFSSARTWSEEYWHNPKQMKSWMQENTAQYAGTPLTDKPLYSADLSKYSLAELKTMTKEQLENLK
- a CDS encoding AAA family ATPase; translation: MENESTVKLISLDTIPVQEVEWLVYPFIPCGKITIIQGDPGEGKTTFILQLIARLTTGRPAWDGMSPMTPGNVIYQTAEDGLSDTIKPRLLAAGAACDKVLMIDDSDRALTLEDDRLEQAIVQTHARLVVLDPIQGYIGAGVDMHRANEIRPLMHRIGVLAEKHHCAIVLIGHMNKNSGEKSSYRGLGSIDFQAAARSVLVVGRIKDDPTLRVVCPTKSSLAPEGKAIAFRLDPEQGFQWAGEYDISAEDLLSGNSRGHKLREAQNFLQEVLAEGALPQTEIEAAAEQKGIKPKTLRNARYELGVTSHKVGKRWLWELPQE
- a CDS encoding plasmid recombination protein produces the protein MKRTISAMVGKGSLNHNSREFYAPNVDPSRSHLNVEFCKEDIRTVYHELFDAAQQRYNARQTRSDRRIADYYTKISSSKQEKPFHEIVLQIGNKDDTGIGSETADLARQCLEMYVHGFQARNHTLRMFSAHLHMDEATPHVHIDFVPYITGSKRGMDTRVSLKQALAQMGFVGGTRSATEWNLWVQREKQVLADIMREHGIEWEQLGTHEEHLSVLEYKKQERSKEVKELDSAIAQKRTEVEKIEDTLQAVQKQVVDLDKIEAVSAKKALLSDRVTLPRSDFESLFHAAKQYVVYRRQDEQLQKLLDAAQEKIRQLESVLNSLKEKVNDLTNRLAEQTSHHRQSLMLERARRMQMEKENTRLKREKAGMVALLRKHGIVWKENLFTERNER